One Nitrospirota bacterium genomic region harbors:
- a CDS encoding LptA/OstA family protein, which produces MGFPGLLAQPVWGGQAVPASADGERTTITAKKMTVRNQESKAIFEGTVVLTKGTLTVYSDEMVVLFKPSEQQSSSGKAGEAQPGAKGNGGAGMPGNRAINLIEAMGHVRIEKDDGRATCQKAVYYESEEKIVLTGEPVAWQKGTKVSGKVITMYLAEERSVVEGETRVQIDQEPGGGR; this is translated from the coding sequence TTGGGCTTCCCGGGTCTCCTGGCGCAGCCGGTCTGGGGCGGCCAGGCCGTTCCGGCTTCGGCGGACGGTGAGCGCACCACGATCACGGCCAAGAAGATGACGGTGCGGAACCAGGAGAGCAAGGCGATCTTCGAGGGGACGGTCGTGCTCACGAAAGGAACCCTGACCGTCTACTCCGACGAGATGGTGGTGCTGTTCAAGCCAAGCGAGCAACAGAGTTCGAGCGGCAAGGCCGGCGAGGCGCAACCGGGCGCCAAGGGCAATGGCGGAGCGGGGATGCCAGGGAACCGCGCGATCAACCTGATCGAGGCCATGGGACACGTGCGGATTGAGAAGGACGACGGCCGGGCGACCTGCCAGAAGGCCGTATACTACGAGAGCGAGGAGAAGATCGTCTTGACCGGTGAGCCGGTCGCCTGGCAAAAGGGAACCAAGGTGAGCGGGAAGGTCATCACCATGTACCTGGCCGAGGAACGGAGCGTTGTGGAAGGGGAAACCCGCGTTCAGATCGATCAGGAGCCGGGAGGCGGCCGGTGA
- the lptC gene encoding LPS export ABC transporter periplasmic protein LptC: MWERWVRRGLLGLSAALASFLIYLLATRVESVPPPTSASQGPLSQSDAGIDQFKYIQSRAGTVQWEVLAQRAHMFETEKRAVLDRVQVTLYGAKGREMRLEGDEGTIDIARKDFVLANRSAPINVRLESGYTISTNHIAWTDEKREISTSDPVTIFGHGLEIKGQGLVGKLDREEFRILDNVRAEISQ, from the coding sequence ATGTGGGAGCGTTGGGTACGCCGCGGTTTGCTCGGCCTCAGTGCCGCTCTGGCTTCCTTTCTCATCTACCTTCTCGCGACCCGCGTCGAATCGGTTCCCCCTCCAACCTCTGCCAGCCAGGGCCCGCTAAGCCAGTCCGATGCCGGCATTGATCAGTTCAAGTACATCCAATCACGGGCCGGGACCGTTCAGTGGGAAGTGCTCGCGCAACGGGCCCACATGTTCGAGACGGAAAAGCGGGCGGTGCTGGACCGTGTGCAGGTGACGCTCTACGGAGCGAAGGGGCGGGAGATGAGGCTCGAGGGGGATGAAGGCACGATCGACATCGCCAGGAAGGACTTCGTGCTCGCGAATCGCTCGGCCCCCATCAACGTCCGGCTGGAGAGCGGCTACACGATCAGCACCAACCACATTGCCTGGACCGATGAGAAGCGGGAGATCAGCACCAGCGATCCCGTGACGATATTCGGTCACGGGCTGGAGATCAAGGGGCAAGGGCTTGTCGGGAAGCTCGATAGAGAGGAGTTCAGGATTCTTGACAATGTCCGTGCGGAAATCAGCCAATAG
- the rplQ gene encoding 50S ribosomal protein L17, whose translation MRHRKKGRQLGRRTKHRRALFRSLVTSLLEHERIETTEAKAKEIRGFTERMITLGKQGDLPARRRALGFLRSKDVVAKLFEDVAGRFRDRNGGYTRLIKTRRRVGDTAAMVAIELVSRREGAQAASDSAAAEKAGKKPAKAAVAS comes from the coding sequence GTGCGCCACAGAAAGAAAGGCAGGCAGCTCGGGCGGAGGACCAAGCACCGCCGGGCCTTGTTCAGAAGTTTGGTGACCTCGCTGCTCGAGCACGAGCGGATCGAAACGACGGAAGCCAAGGCGAAGGAAATCCGCGGATTCACGGAGCGGATGATCACGTTGGGCAAACAGGGCGACCTCCCCGCCCGTCGGAGGGCGCTTGGGTTCCTCCGCAGCAAGGACGTCGTGGCCAAACTGTTCGAGGACGTCGCGGGACGGTTCCGGGATCGAAACGGCGGGTACACGAGACTGATCAAGACTCGGCGGCGGGTCGGCGATACGGCTGCGATGGTGGCCATCGAGTTGGTCTCGAGGCGGGAGGGGGCCCAAGCGGCGTCCGACTCCGCGGCTGCCGAAAAAGCCGGCAAGAAACCGGCCAAAGCCGCCGTCGCGTCCTAA
- a CDS encoding DNA-directed RNA polymerase subunit alpha: protein MIKAMKDFQVPMRVEADKETLSPTYGKFTAEPFERGFGTTIGNSLRRVLLSSLTGAAVTTVRIEGVLHEFSTIPGVTEDVTAIILNVKSLRVKLHTDKPKTVRLRKKGPGEAKASDIIHDADLTVLNPDLHIATLDKEAVLDMEIVVKPGRGYVPAERNKEEGLPIGVIAVDSIYSPVKRVNFQVENARVGRVTDYDKLVLDIWTDGSIAPQDALSTAAGILREHVNIFINPEELGEAKPAVRKEEEKRELNKNLFRSVNELELSVRAANCLKNANIKTIADLVQKTEAEMLKTKNFGKKSLNEIKEILTEMGLSLGTKLDMPVGDGNVKNDA, encoded by the coding sequence ATGATTAAGGCAATGAAGGACTTCCAAGTCCCGATGCGGGTTGAAGCTGACAAGGAGACGCTTTCCCCGACATACGGCAAGTTCACGGCTGAGCCGTTCGAGCGAGGATTCGGGACGACCATCGGGAATTCGCTGCGGCGCGTGCTCCTGTCCTCGTTGACCGGGGCTGCGGTCACGACGGTGCGCATCGAGGGCGTCTTGCACGAGTTTTCCACGATCCCCGGCGTGACGGAGGATGTGACCGCGATCATCCTGAACGTCAAGAGCCTGCGGGTGAAGCTGCACACCGATAAGCCCAAGACCGTCCGGCTCCGCAAGAAGGGACCTGGCGAAGCAAAGGCGAGCGACATCATCCACGACGCGGACCTGACCGTGCTGAATCCGGACCTGCACATCGCGACCTTGGACAAGGAAGCGGTCCTGGACATGGAGATCGTCGTGAAGCCCGGCCGCGGCTACGTTCCGGCTGAGCGGAACAAGGAAGAAGGGCTGCCGATCGGCGTCATCGCGGTGGACTCGATCTATTCGCCCGTGAAGCGCGTCAACTTCCAGGTGGAGAATGCGCGGGTCGGGCGGGTGACCGACTACGACAAGCTGGTGCTCGATATCTGGACGGATGGGAGCATCGCGCCGCAGGACGCCCTGTCCACGGCCGCCGGCATTCTCCGCGAGCACGTGAACATCTTCATCAATCCGGAAGAGCTCGGCGAAGCGAAACCGGCCGTCAGAAAAGAAGAGGAAAAGCGGGAGCTCAACAAGAATCTTTTCCGGAGCGTCAACGAGCTGGAGCTCTCGGTCCGGGCCGCCAATTGCCTCAAGAACGCCAACATCAAGACCATCGCCGATCTGGTGCAAAAGACGGAAGCGGAAATGCTCAAGACCAAGAATTTCGGCAAGAAGTCTCTCAACGAGATCAAAGAGATCTTGACCGAAATGGGCTTGAGCTTGGGTACCAAACTCGACATGCCCGTCGGCGACGGGAACGTCAAGAACGACGCGTAG
- the rpsD gene encoding 30S ribosomal protein S4, with translation MAKYRGPVCRLCRREGEKLFLKGSRCMTEKCAIERRSYAPGQHGQGRPRISEYSAQLREKQKLRRIYGLQEQQFRGVFHRAERKVGITGEHLLKLLECRLDNVVYRLGFASSRKQARQLVGHGHILVNGRKTDVPSCTVKVGDVVEVRQRSRELVPIQAALEAVDGRGIPTWLELDRAAFKGTVKALPTKEEIALPVNEQLVVELYSR, from the coding sequence GTGGCGAAGTATAGAGGTCCAGTTTGTCGGTTGTGCCGGAGGGAAGGGGAAAAGCTCTTCCTCAAAGGCTCGCGCTGCATGACCGAAAAGTGCGCGATCGAGCGACGAAGCTACGCTCCTGGGCAGCACGGGCAGGGACGTCCCCGAATCTCGGAATACAGCGCCCAGTTGCGCGAGAAGCAGAAGCTGCGGCGGATCTATGGGCTGCAGGAACAGCAGTTCCGAGGGGTATTCCACCGGGCGGAGCGCAAGGTCGGGATCACCGGCGAGCACCTGCTGAAGCTGCTGGAGTGCCGGCTGGACAACGTCGTCTACCGCCTTGGCTTCGCCTCCTCGCGCAAACAGGCGAGACAGTTGGTCGGTCACGGACACATCCTGGTAAACGGCAGGAAGACCGACGTCCCCTCTTGCACGGTCAAGGTCGGGGACGTGGTCGAGGTGCGCCAGCGGAGCCGCGAACTGGTGCCGATTCAGGCGGCCCTCGAGGCGGTGGACGGACGGGGGATCCCGACGTGGCTGGAGCTGGACAGGGCTGCCTTCAAGGGCACGGTCAAGGCGCTGCCGACGAAGGAGGAGATCGCGCTCCCGGTCAACGAGCAGTTGGTCGTGGAGCTGTATTCCAGGTAG
- the rpsK gene encoding 30S ribosomal protein S11 produces MSVKKGKKKEKKTVQSGIAHIQASFNNTIVTITDMSGNTVVWASAGNQGFKGSRKSTPFAAQRAGETAARKAMEHGMRQVDVYVNGPGSGRESAIRSLQAAGLRINLIRDVTPIPHNGCRPPKRRRV; encoded by the coding sequence ATGAGCGTCAAGAAAGGGAAGAAGAAGGAGAAGAAGACGGTCCAGAGCGGGATCGCCCACATCCAGGCCTCCTTCAACAACACGATCGTCACGATCACGGATATGAGCGGCAACACGGTCGTGTGGGCGAGCGCTGGCAACCAGGGCTTCAAGGGGTCGCGCAAGAGCACCCCCTTTGCCGCCCAACGGGCCGGCGAAACGGCGGCCAGGAAGGCGATGGAGCACGGCATGCGTCAGGTCGACGTCTACGTGAACGGTCCAGGCTCCGGTCGGGAGTCGGCGATCCGATCCCTCCAGGCGGCGGGGCTGCGCATCAACTTGATCCGCGACGTGACGCCGATTCCGCACAATGGCTGCAGGCCGCCCAAGCGGAGGCGCGTGTAA
- the rpsM gene encoding 30S ribosomal protein S13: MARIAGVDLPREKRVDVGLTYIYGIGRSTAAQIVKKAGVEGATRVKDLSEDEIVKLRETIERDYKVEGDLRKEVSLSVKRLVDTGTYRGLRHRKGLPVRGQRTRTNARTRKGRRSAIGKARKPVTAAPSA, from the coding sequence ATGGCACGTATCGCGGGCGTGGATCTGCCGAGGGAGAAGCGGGTCGATGTCGGGTTGACCTACATTTACGGGATTGGTCGGTCCACCGCGGCCCAGATCGTCAAGAAGGCGGGCGTGGAGGGTGCGACCCGGGTCAAGGATCTGAGCGAGGACGAGATCGTCAAGCTCAGGGAAACCATCGAGCGTGACTACAAAGTGGAGGGGGATCTCCGCAAGGAGGTCTCGCTGAGCGTCAAGCGTCTGGTCGATACGGGCACGTACCGGGGCCTTCGGCACCGCAAGGGGCTCCCGGTGCGCGGACAGCGAACCAGGACGAATGCGCGGACCCGGAAGGGCCGCCGGTCGGCGATCGGCAAGGCGCGCAAGCCCGTGACCGCGGCGCCCAGCGCCTGA
- the rpmJ gene encoding 50S ribosomal protein L36, which produces MKVKSSVKPICSKCRVIRRRGVVRVQCENPRHKQRQG; this is translated from the coding sequence ATGAAAGTGAAATCGTCAGTCAAGCCGATCTGCTCGAAATGCCGGGTCATCCGGCGGCGGGGCGTGGTGAGGGTCCAATGCGAGAACCCTCGGCACAAGCAGCGCCAAGGATGA
- the infA gene encoding translation initiation factor IF-1: MPKEDIIEVQGTVAETLPNAMFRVKLDNGHVILAHISGKMRMHFIRILPGDKVTVELSPYDLTRGRITYRFK, translated from the coding sequence ATGCCGAAGGAAGACATCATCGAGGTCCAGGGAACGGTGGCGGAGACTCTCCCGAACGCGATGTTTCGGGTCAAGTTGGACAACGGGCACGTGATTTTGGCGCACATCTCGGGGAAGATGCGCATGCACTTCATCCGGATCCTGCCCGGAGACAAGGTGACCGTCGAGCTTTCGCCCTACGACCTGACCAGGGGCCGCATCACCTACCGGTTCAAATGA
- the map gene encoding type I methionyl aminopeptidase: MIVLKTPEEIEVMARASKLVAETLEALKRQVRPGVTTDELDRFAEEFIRSRGGTPAFKGYRSYPKTLCASVNNQVVHGIPSKRVLKEGDIIGLDLGAIVDGFYGDAAVTVPVGDIPPKVAELLRVTEEALAKGIEQAVVGNRLSDISHAVQRHAEGAGFSVVTDFVGHGIGRQLHEEPQVPNYGKPGQGPRLQEGMVLAIEPMVNMGSSAVCILDDQWTAVTKDGSLSAHFEHTIAVQASGPPRILTKLS, from the coding sequence ATGATCGTCTTGAAGACGCCCGAAGAGATCGAGGTCATGGCTCGGGCCAGCAAGCTCGTGGCCGAGACGCTGGAGGCTCTCAAGCGGCAGGTCCGGCCCGGCGTGACCACGGATGAGCTGGACCGGTTCGCCGAAGAGTTCATCCGATCCCGCGGAGGGACCCCGGCGTTCAAGGGATACCGGAGTTACCCGAAGACCCTCTGTGCCTCGGTGAACAACCAGGTGGTTCACGGGATCCCGTCCAAGAGAGTCCTGAAAGAAGGCGACATCATCGGATTGGATCTGGGCGCGATCGTCGACGGGTTCTACGGGGACGCGGCGGTGACGGTGCCGGTGGGAGACATTCCGCCGAAGGTGGCGGAGTTGCTGCGGGTGACCGAAGAGGCGCTCGCCAAGGGGATCGAGCAGGCGGTGGTCGGCAACCGGCTTTCGGACATTTCCCATGCGGTGCAGCGGCACGCCGAAGGCGCGGGGTTCTCGGTCGTGACCGACTTCGTCGGCCACGGGATCGGGCGGCAGCTGCACGAAGAGCCGCAGGTGCCCAATTACGGGAAGCCGGGGCAGGGGCCTCGGTTGCAGGAGGGGATGGTGCTGGCGATCGAGCCCATGGTCAACATGGGAAGCAGCGCGGTGTGCATTCTGGACGATCAGTGGACTGCAGTGACGAAGGACGGGAGTCTCTCCGCACACTTTGAGCATACGATCGCGGTCCAAGCGAGCGGGCCGCCGCGTATCCTGACCAAGTTGTCCTGA
- a CDS encoding adenylate kinase, which translates to MRIVFLGAPGVGKGTQAQWVAARFHQPKISTGDILREAVRNQTPLGLQAKACMDQGKLVPDDVVVGIVEEKLAQPECAGGFLLDGFPRTVKQAEELDAMLKIRGQKLDQVINVVVPKDEVVRRLTGRRSCPKCQAVYHVEFAPPKREGICDKCGAELVQRSDDTKATVEARLSVYEEQTAPLISFYRRRGLLSDLDGSGRIEAVQQRLLGLLTANGLA; encoded by the coding sequence ATGCGGATCGTCTTTCTGGGCGCGCCGGGGGTCGGCAAGGGCACGCAGGCCCAGTGGGTGGCCGCCCGGTTCCACCAGCCCAAGATTTCGACCGGCGACATCCTCCGCGAGGCGGTGCGGAACCAGACCCCGCTGGGGCTTCAAGCCAAGGCGTGCATGGACCAAGGGAAGCTGGTGCCCGACGACGTCGTGGTGGGGATCGTCGAGGAAAAGCTGGCCCAGCCGGAGTGCGCCGGGGGCTTCCTGCTGGACGGGTTCCCCCGGACCGTCAAGCAGGCCGAGGAGTTGGACGCGATGCTGAAGATCCGCGGCCAGAAGCTGGACCAGGTCATCAACGTGGTTGTCCCGAAGGACGAAGTGGTCCGGCGCCTGACCGGACGGCGCAGCTGTCCCAAGTGTCAGGCGGTCTATCATGTCGAGTTTGCGCCCCCCAAGCGCGAGGGAATCTGCGACAAGTGCGGGGCGGAACTGGTCCAGCGCAGCGACGATACGAAGGCGACGGTGGAGGCCCGGCTCTCGGTCTACGAGGAACAGACCGCGCCGCTCATTTCGTTCTACCGGCGACGCGGGTTGCTCTCCGATCTGGACGGGTCAGGCCGGATCGAGGCGGTTCAGCAACGGCTGTTGGGGCTGCTGACGGCGAATGGGCTGGCATGA
- the secY gene encoding preprotein translocase subunit SecY — protein sequence MFERLFTSFQNIFKIPELRTRILFTLTMLAVYRVGAHIPTPGINNEELAKFLQEKGGSLLGFLDIFSGGALSRLTIFALGIMPYISASIILQLLTVVIPHLSKLAKEGERGRKKIIQYTRYGTIAIAMIQGFGIAVGLEGMNQGAFVLNPGWSFRLMTVITLTAGTGFLMWLGEQITERGIGNGISLIIFAGIVARLPSAVAQTFDLYQVGQLSFMLLVILGFVMLGVVAAIVFLESGRRKIPVQYAKRVIGRRVYGGQSTHIPLKINTAGVIPPIFASSIIAFPATIAGFIQIPWVQSLGAQLAPGSLLYTVLYVGLIVFFCFFYTAVVLNPVDMADNMKKYGGFIPGIRPGQRTSDYIYKVLTRITTAGSVYLAAVCVVPEFLIYKLNVPFYFGGTSLLIVIGVGLDTAQQIESHMLMRNYEGFLAKGRLRGRSG from the coding sequence GTGTTTGAACGGCTATTTACCAGCTTCCAGAACATCTTCAAGATTCCGGAGCTGCGCACCCGCATCCTGTTCACCCTCACGATGCTGGCGGTGTATCGGGTCGGCGCGCACATCCCGACGCCCGGCATCAACAACGAGGAGTTGGCGAAATTTCTCCAGGAGAAGGGCGGCTCGCTGCTCGGCTTCCTGGACATCTTCTCGGGCGGGGCGCTGTCCCGGTTGACGATCTTCGCGCTCGGCATCATGCCGTACATCAGCGCGTCGATCATCCTGCAGCTCCTGACGGTGGTGATTCCCCACCTGTCCAAGCTGGCGAAGGAGGGCGAGCGCGGGCGAAAGAAGATCATCCAGTACACGCGGTACGGCACGATCGCCATCGCGATGATCCAGGGCTTCGGCATCGCCGTCGGCCTGGAGGGCATGAACCAGGGAGCCTTCGTACTGAATCCCGGCTGGTCGTTCCGGCTGATGACCGTCATCACGCTCACGGCCGGCACGGGGTTCCTGATGTGGCTGGGCGAGCAGATCACCGAGCGGGGGATCGGAAACGGCATCTCGCTGATCATCTTCGCGGGCATCGTGGCGCGGCTGCCGAGCGCGGTCGCACAGACCTTCGACCTGTACCAGGTCGGGCAGCTGAGCTTCATGCTCCTGGTCATCCTGGGCTTCGTCATGCTCGGAGTGGTCGCGGCGATCGTGTTTCTGGAGAGCGGACGCCGCAAGATTCCGGTGCAGTACGCCAAGCGCGTGATCGGGCGGCGGGTCTACGGGGGGCAAAGCACGCACATCCCGCTCAAGATCAACACGGCAGGCGTGATTCCGCCGATCTTCGCGTCCTCGATCATCGCGTTCCCGGCCACGATCGCGGGGTTCATCCAGATTCCCTGGGTGCAGTCGCTGGGGGCGCAGCTCGCGCCCGGGTCGCTGCTGTACACGGTCTTGTACGTCGGGCTGATCGTGTTCTTCTGCTTTTTCTACACGGCGGTCGTGCTGAACCCCGTGGACATGGCGGACAACATGAAGAAGTACGGCGGCTTCATCCCGGGCATCCGGCCGGGGCAGCGGACGTCGGACTACATCTACAAGGTGCTGACCCGGATCACGACCGCCGGCTCGGTCTATCTGGCCGCCGTCTGCGTGGTCCCGGAGTTTTTGATCTACAAGTTGAACGTGCCGTTCTACTTCGGCGGGACCTCGCTGCTGATCGTCATCGGGGTGGGGCTGGACACCGCGCAGCAGATCGAATCGCACATGCTGATGCGGAACTACGAGGGGTTCTTGGCCAAGGGACGGCTCAGGGGACGGAGCGGCTGA
- the rplO gene encoding 50S ribosomal protein L15, with product MKLHELAPPAGANRKRKRIGRGPGSGHGKTATKGHKGLLARSGGGKRPGFEGGQMPLVRRLPKHGFTSPFRTEYSVVNLKTLATLETADPITPQVLAEARLIKRTARPVKILGLGEVTKPIIVQAHKFSKSAVQKIEAAGGRAEVIGGV from the coding sequence ATGAAACTGCACGAACTGGCTCCCCCTGCGGGAGCGAATAGGAAGCGGAAACGCATCGGGCGAGGGCCGGGCTCCGGTCACGGGAAGACGGCGACGAAAGGCCACAAGGGCCTGCTGGCCCGGTCTGGCGGAGGCAAGCGTCCGGGGTTCGAAGGCGGGCAGATGCCCCTGGTGCGTCGCCTGCCCAAGCACGGGTTCACCAGTCCGTTCCGGACGGAGTACTCGGTGGTGAACCTCAAGACACTGGCCACGTTGGAGACGGCCGACCCGATCACGCCCCAGGTGTTGGCTGAAGCCCGCCTCATCAAGCGGACGGCCCGGCCCGTGAAGATTCTCGGCCTTGGTGAGGTGACGAAGCCGATCATCGTCCAAGCCCACAAGTTCAGCAAATCGGCGGTCCAGAAGATCGAGGCCGCCGGTGGGAGGGCTGAGGTCATCGGCGGTGTTTGA
- the rpmD gene encoding 50S ribosomal protein L30 produces MAAGSLVITLKRSPIGTPHTHRLVLRGLGLRKVSQTVTRPDTPQVRGMIHKVVYLLEVKPR; encoded by the coding sequence ATGGCTGCCGGATCGCTCGTCATCACGTTGAAGCGGAGCCCCATCGGGACGCCGCATACCCACCGGCTGGTGTTGCGCGGCCTCGGGCTGCGCAAAGTCAGCCAGACCGTCACGCGCCCGGACACGCCCCAGGTGCGGGGCATGATTCACAAGGTTGTGTACTTATTGGAAGTGAAGCCGCGATGA
- the rpsE gene encoding 30S ribosomal protein S5 produces MRVNPEELSLKDKVVFINRVAKVVKGGKRFNFCALVAVGDGQGWVGIGKGKAAEVPVAISKAVEQAKKHLVQVPIKEGTIPHEVHGLFGGEHVLLKPAAEGTGVIAGGAVRAVVELAGARNIIAKTLGRGNPFNTVRATLEGLRQLRDPQEVTRIRRSGLQKVG; encoded by the coding sequence GTGCGAGTCAATCCAGAGGAATTGAGCCTGAAGGACAAAGTGGTGTTCATCAACCGCGTGGCCAAGGTGGTCAAGGGGGGCAAGCGGTTCAACTTCTGCGCGCTGGTCGCGGTCGGAGACGGACAGGGCTGGGTTGGCATCGGCAAGGGAAAAGCCGCGGAGGTCCCCGTGGCGATCTCCAAAGCCGTTGAGCAGGCGAAGAAGCACCTGGTTCAGGTCCCGATCAAGGAAGGGACGATCCCGCACGAGGTGCACGGCCTGTTCGGCGGGGAGCACGTGTTGCTCAAGCCCGCGGCGGAAGGGACCGGCGTCATCGCCGGCGGAGCGGTGCGGGCCGTGGTCGAGCTGGCCGGGGCCCGGAACATCATTGCCAAGACCCTGGGGCGGGGGAATCCGTTCAACACGGTGCGGGCCACGCTCGAGGGGCTGCGCCAGCTCCGGGATCCGCAGGAGGTCACGCGGATCCGACGGAGTGGCCTGCAGAAGGTGGGGTGA
- the rplR gene encoding 50S ribosomal protein L18, with product MKTTAKTEKRERRHRRIRQRVFGTPARPRLNVFRSKGHIYAQVIDDTKGHTLAAASTLDQSLRKALKSTGTIEAAKAVGKLLAERAKALNVTAVVFDRGGWLYHGRIKALAEASREHGLQF from the coding sequence ATGAAAACCACCGCAAAAACAGAGAAACGGGAACGGAGGCATCGGCGGATCCGGCAGCGCGTCTTCGGCACGCCTGCGCGCCCTCGCCTGAACGTCTTCCGCAGCAAGGGACACATCTACGCCCAGGTCATCGACGACACCAAGGGGCATACGCTGGCGGCGGCTTCGACGCTGGACCAATCCCTGCGGAAAGCCCTCAAGTCAACCGGCACCATCGAGGCGGCGAAGGCGGTCGGGAAGCTGCTGGCCGAACGGGCCAAGGCGCTCAACGTCACCGCCGTGGTCTTCGATCGGGGCGGCTGGCTGTACCACGGGCGGATCAAAGCCCTCGCCGAGGCGTCGCGCGAGCACGGGCTGCAGTTCTAA
- the rplF gene encoding 50S ribosomal protein L6 translates to MSRLGRKPVPIPAGVEVKVADRVVSVKGPLGRLEWLLAQGVTVAVADGQVQASRSGDDPQTRALHGLTRAEINNMIVGVTKGYERTLEITGVGYKAQTQGKTLQLNVGYTHPVVFELPDGVEAKVDKQTVITVRGIDKRKVGQTAANLRAIKPPDVYKQKGIRYAGEVLRKKEGKTGK, encoded by the coding sequence ATGTCGCGGTTGGGTCGAAAACCCGTTCCTATTCCAGCCGGAGTGGAAGTCAAGGTCGCCGATCGGGTGGTCTCGGTCAAGGGGCCGCTCGGGCGGCTCGAATGGCTGCTGGCGCAAGGTGTGACGGTCGCCGTGGCCGATGGGCAGGTGCAGGCCAGTCGGTCGGGCGACGATCCCCAAACGCGCGCCCTGCACGGCCTGACCAGGGCCGAGATCAACAACATGATCGTCGGCGTGACCAAGGGGTACGAGCGGACGCTCGAAATCACCGGAGTCGGGTATAAGGCGCAGACTCAGGGGAAAACCCTGCAGTTGAACGTCGGCTACACCCATCCGGTCGTCTTCGAGCTGCCCGACGGGGTCGAAGCGAAGGTGGACAAGCAGACGGTCATCACGGTCCGCGGCATCGACAAGCGCAAGGTCGGCCAGACGGCTGCGAACCTGCGGGCCATCAAGCCGCCGGACGTGTACAAACAGAAGGGAATCCGGTACGCCGGCGAAGTCCTGCGGAAGAAGGAAGGCAAGACCGGCAAGTAA
- the rpsH gene encoding 30S ribosomal protein S8: MTDPIADLLIRIQNGARRGHETVTVPASRLKAEILRVMKAEGFIGEYERTTADGHPALRIQLRYAEENKPLITGMRRVSKPGHRVYVGRRDVKPVMGGMGVAILSTSKGLMTDQESRKAGLGGEVLCHIW, from the coding sequence ATGACCGATCCGATTGCGGACCTTCTGATCCGGATTCAAAACGGGGCGAGACGGGGCCACGAGACCGTGACCGTGCCCGCCTCCAGACTCAAGGCGGAGATCCTCCGCGTCATGAAGGCCGAGGGGTTCATCGGTGAATACGAGCGGACGACCGCGGACGGCCATCCGGCGCTCCGCATCCAGCTGCGATACGCCGAGGAGAACAAGCCGTTGATTACCGGGATGCGGCGGGTCAGCAAGCCGGGCCATCGGGTCTACGTCGGCCGACGGGACGTGAAGCCCGTGATGGGCGGCATGGGCGTGGCGATCCTCTCGACGTCCAAGGGGCTCATGACGGACCAGGAATCCCGGAAAGCCGGCTTGGGCGGCGAAGTGCTCTGTCACATTTGGTGA
- a CDS encoding type Z 30S ribosomal protein S14 codes for MARKALRNKAASEPKFKVRRYNRCPLCGRVRGFLRRFRMCRICFRFLSLRGEIPGVRKASW; via the coding sequence GTGGCACGAAAAGCGTTGCGGAACAAAGCGGCGAGTGAGCCGAAGTTCAAGGTGAGGCGGTACAACCGGTGCCCCCTGTGCGGGCGCGTGAGGGGGTTCCTGCGCCGGTTCCGGATGTGCCGGATCTGCTTCCGGTTCCTGAGCCTGCGCGGGGAAATTCCCGGCGTCCGGAAGGCCAGTTGGTAA